The DNA sequence ATGTCATGGGTTGTGCCATCAGTGATGATAAAGGTAATTGGATTACCATGAGCATCAACGACTAAATGTATTTTAGTTGTATTACCCCATGACTTTTAGCAATCGCTTGGTCTTTAGGGTTTGCTCCACTGCTATGTTGATGGGCTTTGATGTAGCTACCATCAATAAAGACCCATTCCATGTCTGGTTGGTTTATTATAGTCAATTCAGCTCAAATAAAGACACAGTTTTTATATGTTAGCCCGTACAATAGTAAAGCTTGATATTTTTAGGTGTGCAACTTTGTCATGAATTGACTATACTTTGTTAAACAGTAAAATGAGCTTGTTATTGGCTGACCAACGGTTGAAAGCTTTGTAAACTGTATTGTGTTTCCCAAAATATTTGGGTAGGTCTCGCCATGGTAAGCCTACTCGCATTCGATACAATACACCTTCTACAGTCTTTCGTAACTTGGATTTGTCATATAATCCAATTTCAAGTGAAATGGGTTTAAGTCTTTTCCATTGCTTATCATTTAGCGCTTATCATTTAGCATGAGTCTGGGCTTAGTCATAGCGAGTAGTTCTCTTTTTGGGTTAGAGCTTAAAGTGTACTATCTCGCTATTTTTTTGACAAAATTTTCTTTTTCAATGTTCAACAGACCCTAAAGACTGCTGATAAAAAAACCTTTCATTTAGAAAGGTTTTTTATCCGTTTACTGATAATATAAAATGTCTATCGTATAGAACATCTATTATATAAAACTTTGCAATCAGTGTGTTTCACGACGTGCCACTAATGGTGACGTCAAACGATACTTGGTGGCAGCATTTTTTGCGCCTGTGATGCTCATCACAAAGGTTAAAATTGTGCTGATCAACCAAAATAAGCCACTATAAAGAGCAGTTTTACGTGCAGTGTCTTTTGCCGTTTCAATCGCTTGAGACACTTCTGCTTTAGCGGTGTTGATTTTTTCTTCTGTGCTGACACGCACATCGTTATAAGCTTCCACTGCCGTTTGGCGTACATGCAAGGCCTTTTCTTCACTTAAGCCTTGTGCTTGTAATTTGGCAATCAATTCATCACCTTTTAGCGTCTCTTCAATAGACGCAGCACGAGACTTTAGATGCTCATCAAGATTCTGCCATGTGTCAATGTTCGTAAAATCCATTGCTGATAGACTTTGTACTTCACGATTAACCATTTGCTCAATCACACTGGTGGTGGCATCAATCTCAGCATTATCAAGTTCGGTATTTTTAGCAAACCAGTTTTGAATGTCTTCACGGCTAACCTTACCCATGGCACTTTGATAAGCAGATTCAATGCGAGAGCTGACTTCATTACTTTGTGCCGCAGCTGTACCACCTGCCACTGCCAAGCTACCCACACCACTTGCAACTGAACCCACCACACTGGCCGCACCCGATGCTGTACTGGCTACGGCACTTGATGCCCCTGATAAAATATTGGTGGCACTGTTCATCGCACCATAACTGGTCAACAGCACGATACAGGCTGCTGTTAACATGCCTGTTAGTGTCGCATCTTTTGGCAAAATATCTGTGCCATCGCCAAACAGTGCTTCAGGTGCAGATGCTTTGACAGCAAAAAAACCTGCCACATAAGCACTAATCAATGCCGTGATAATGGCATAAATGCCAGCAGCAATGCTTGCACCACGCAAATCAAGGCTTAAAAAAGACCCAACGATAAGCGATATTGCAAGCATAATCATCGTTACCACAAGTCCCATAATAAGACCTGCAAAAATACCCCGCCATGAAGGGCGACGTGCTAGAATAGTCTGTATACTCATATGTGATCATCCTTTTGATTGTTGAGTGACGTACTTTCCTTGCTCAAGCAAGGAGCTTCCTACTGCTAGTGTCTGACGTTCCAGACACAAAATACTCTTGGCTGCATTAAGCCAAATTAAGCTACATTGACATCTTCTGTCATGCGTGGCGTTACAAGTACCACAAGCCCATTGTCTTATTTTACATTTGAATTGTCAAACCAAGTGCAATACTTTTTTAAAGTAAACTTAATAAGGTGTTTTCCAGTCTAAACACTTTCTCGGTCGTAGATTTAATTTGTCAACTACCGATTGAATATAATCATCGCTCCACCGGTTTATATCCTTTTGCTTGGGGAAAAACTCCCTGAGCAACCCGTTTGTATTTTCATTTGTCCCCCTTTGCCACGGCTGATGCGGCTCGGGGAAATAAAAGGCTGCGCCTAATGTTTGTTGCGTAACTAAACTATGTTTGACAAATTCCTTGCCTCTGTCCGGCGTAATTGACCGTAATTTATGCGGCTTAAGCAGGGTTATCATCGCCTCTTTCACCAACAATGCTTTTTTGCCTGCAATCTTTTTCACCAACTCAAAACGGCTTTTGCGTTCCGTCTCCGCTTCCTAATGTCCGAAATGGCTGCGGTTTTGCGCTGAAATCGGGCGTTCCTCTAATGTATGCGAAATCGTGATTTTTCCACGCTTTTCAAGATGATTTTTTCTCCGCCTTGTTCTGTCTTTATGGCGTAATTTTCGGCTTGCTTTGCCTTCGCTGATATCTAGCCAACCTTGATGAATCGCGCGGTAAATCCTATTAAAACTGATTGATAAATCAGATTTTTCAAATTCTAAGCGCTTGCTGAGCTGTTCGGGCGACCACTTGCCGTCCAACACCTTGCTGTGCGCCGAACTCGCTCGATATACTTTGAGTGCATGCCTTTTTAGCTCACGGGAAATGATGCTGCAGCTCCGCCCTAATTGTCGGGCAATCTCGGACTGTTTTTTGCCTTGAGCGAGCAGAGTCACTATGCTTTCCCGTTCTGAAAGTGTAAGATGTCGGTAAGAAGCGTTCGTTTTAGAGTCCTTTTTTGTTGGGGAACAAAATGATACTCTATTATGAATGCTTCTTTTTTTGCACTTGGATTGTAAATTCAAGCGATTTAAAATGAACCATAAGATTTATGTCTTCGCTTTTTTCAGCTGCCATGCGCCGGTTTCCGAGCAGGCGATGCCGATAACCACACAGCTAATCGCGACGATATGCACGCTGCCGAACATGGCGCGTTCGTCGGCAAATAAGAGCAAGCCTAGAAGAGCATTGAACACGGGCAAAAGGTTCATGGCCATTGCCGCTCTTGCCGCACCGATGGCAATCACGCCTTCCATGTAAAAGACTTTGGATACGATGGCGACAAATACCGCGACATAGCTAATCAATAACAGGGCTTTGCCGATTTCTGCCGCGCCGGGTTGCGCGATTTTTAATAATTGTCCGCTATGTACCAATTCCCATAGCCAGAAAGGCAGGCCGACAAGAAGAGCGGAAAGGCACATTGCCCATAACAGGCTCGCCCAATGCACGGCAGGCGCATTGCGCAGCACGAGCGAGTAGGCGGCATAGATAAGGGCGGAGATGAGTATCAGCCAATCCGCGGTGCTCAGCGTCAGGCGCAATAGGCTGCCTAATTGTCCGCGGCTGAGCAGCCATAGTACGCCAAATAATGCGACAAACACACCTATCCATTGCAAAGCATGGAGTTTTTCTCGATAAATGATTGCACCTGCCACCAAAACAAACATGGGAATGAGACTGTGCACAATCGCTACATTGACGACGGCGGCTTTATAGGCAAAGGCGGTGTAAAGCAGGATATTAAATAGGCAGAAAGCGCTGCCGCCCCAGCAGAGCAGCCACCATTTGCGCGCGCGTAGTAGCGGCATATCGCGCTGAATCTGTTTTTTAAAGACGAGGCTTAGAATCAGCGTCGCCAATAACCAGCGGTAAAAAGTGAATTGATAGGGGGTTAGCAAATCGACGCTTAATTTGCCTACGGCATTACTGCTTGCCCAGATAATCGGTGCCAGCAGTAATAATAAGCGCGGAAAAGGCAGGCGTTTGGCTGTGTTCATAAATAATCCTTTTAGATAGTTTTATGCTTTTCAATAGGCATATGAGGCAAAAAGAAAAGCCAGTGCATACTGGCTGTTTCAGGTGGGTTTTCAGCCTTGCAAGCGGCTGAGCAGCTCTTGTAAATCGTCTTGGCTGCGTAAACGTTGCATACGCGAGGCGGTAATAATCGCCTGCAATTCTTTCGCGGCTCGGTTGAAGTCGTCATTGACAATCACATAGTCAAAGTCTTTGTAATGGCTGATTTGTTCTTCTGCCTGCGCCATGCGTTTTTCCACCACTTCAGGTTTGTCCTGTCCGCGTTTTTGCAAACGCTCGCGCAGGGCGGCTAGAGAAGGCGGCAGCAGGAAGATGGTTTTGACGTCGCCGCGTTTTGCACGCACTTGCTCCGCACCCTGCCAATCGATGGACAGGATGACGTCATAGCCTTCCGTCAGCAATTTATCGACTTGCTTGGCTGAGGTAGCATAGGCATGATGGAAGACGTCGGCGTATTCTAAGAAATCCCCCGCATCGCGCATGGCGGCAAAGGTTTCTTTGGTAATGAAGTAATAATGGCTGCCTTCGATTTCGCCGTTGCGGCGTTCGCGTGTGGTATGGGAAACCGATTCCACCACATTGGGCAGTTGACGGCGTGTTTCTGCAATGAGTGAGGTTTTTCCGCCGCCGGAGGGGGCGGCGACAACCCATAATTGACCTTTCATAAGTTATTATTCTCCGTTTTAAAGTCTGCTTACTTTAGCGATTTGCTGCATTGATGTCATCTTTCTTTGTAAGCAGATAATTGTAAACTTCTTTTTTATTGGCGCCACAATGGTTTTGCATGAGTCGGCTGATGGTTTTCAGCGATAAGCCTTCATTTAGCAGTTCTTCGGCGAAACTGTACCAAGCCTGATTGTCCGTCGGATTTTCCTCGGCCGCCAAGAGCAGTACAAATTCGCCGCGGCGATGATTGCTGTCGCTATTAAACCATTCCAAAGCATTATCAATGCGCAAAGATACGATTTGCTCAAAGGTTTTGGTCAGCTCGCGCGCAATCACAAGGCGGCGGGCGGGGCTGAACAAACTTTGCATGGCGATTAAGCTGTTTTCGATGCGATGAGGGCTTTCGTAAAAAATTGTGGTTTCCCGTGCCGTTTGGAAACGGCTAAGAAATTGCAAGCGTTCGCCGTTTTTTGCCGGAATAAAGCCTGCAAAATGAAAACAATCGCCTGTCAAACCGCTGGCGCATAAAGCGGTAATCACGGCATTGGCGCCCGGAATCGGCACGACGGTGATGCCGTTCTCATGCGCTAATCGGCTTATCCATGCGCCGGGGTCACTAATAACCGGCGTGCCGGCATCGGAAATCACGGCAATGTCTTCGCCGGCTTGCAGGCGCGACAACAGCGCCTGTGCGGCGCCGTGTTCATTATGCTGATGCAGGGCGAAGAGCGGCTTATCAATCCCTAAAGCGTCCAGCAAATGACGGCTGACGCGCGTATCCTCGCAGGCAATTGCCGCTACCTGTTGTAGAATAGCAATCGCGCGGTGGCTGATGTCTTGCAAATTACCAATCGGCGTTGCCACTAAATACAATTTTCCGACCATAAGTCTCCATGATTAAATTATTAGCACGCCATTTGCGGCGCGGACAAGAAGGCGAAAAAGCCGCCGTTCAATTTCTCAAGCGGCAAGGGCTGCATATTGTAGCGAAAAATGTCCGCTATCCCTGCGGCGAAATTGATGTGATTGCCAAAGACGGCGACAGTCTCGTCTTTGTGGAAGTGCGTCTGCGTCAAGCAAATGCAATGGTCAGCGCCGCCCAATCTATCAATATGAGCAAACAGCAAAAATGGAAGCGTGCCGCTCAACAGTATTTACAGCAGCATTATACCGAGATGCCCGATTGCCGCTTTGATGCCGTGCTGCTGACTGCGGATAAGGAAAAAATCATTGCTATCGAATGGATTAAAGGCGTGTTGCTTTAATCCGTCGGCGGTTCTTTACGGCGCAAATGCGGATTTAAGGCATCGGTTTCCTTGACAAAAGCCGCCTGCTTTGCCGCTTTTTCCTGCTGCAAACGCTGCTGTTGCAGGGCGTTTTGTTTTCTTTGCTGCATCAAATGGCGGACAATCAGCCCCGTGATAAGAAAAAATAGGACGAATTTCATGTTTACTCCTTTGGCGCCTATTGTAGCGGCTTTTGCGGACAAAATAATGATTGCCTAAAATTCATGACTTTAGCGAAAAAATGCTTTTTTTGTAGAAAAGGGCATTGACAGCTTGGGGGCATTTGCGCATAATTCGCACCCTTGATGGCTACGTAGCTCAGTTGGTTAGAGCACAACACTCATAATGTTGGGGTCCCCTGTTCGAGTCAGGGCGTAGCCACCAAACATCAAAAAATGACGCGAACATTGCCTTGCATTCATACTAAAATTCTTTTATATTCGCGCCCCAACATCTCAACGGAATTTTTTGCATGTCTCACTCATCATCTTATCGTCCTGTAACAACGGCTGATTTTGCACATCCTGAAGATTGTCCTTGCTGCACTCGCCAATCGCGCCGTGTTTTCGTGAAAACCGCCATGATGGCAACTGCCGGATTACTACTGCCCGCTCAATGGGCTAAAGCCGCTTCCAGTCGCGAACGCATGATCAGCATGTATAACCCGCATACCGCCGAAACGATCCGCACGGTATATTGGGCGCCGGATTATGGCTATATCCAACCTTCTATCGATGAAATCAGCCGTTTTTTCCGCGATTTCCGTCAAGAAAGCGTACACCCGGTGGATATTGATTTGCTGAATATTTTGCATTATATCCAAAGCAATGTGGGGCATAATCAGGTCATTCAGCTTAATAGCGGCTACCGCTCTCCCGCTACCAACCAAATGTTGGCGCGCCGTTCGCGCAATGTGGGCAAAAACAGCTATCATTTGAAAGCAATGGCGGCGGATATTGCGATTAAAGGTTATAATTCCCGTCAATTGAAAACAATAGCGCAGCGTTTGAATGCCGGCGGTATCGGACAATATCGCGGCTCGAATTTTATTCATGTAGACTCAGGACCTGTACGTCAATGGGTGTATTCTTAATCAGAAAAGAGCGGCAATTGCGCCGCTTTTTTATTAGACGCAAATAATGGCTTGGCTTTCGATTCCTGTACGGGTTTGTGCGGATAACGGCAAGGTATTGCGCCTACAAGCCGTCAATCAAATTGCCGATTGTCCGCAATGCGCGGCAGGCAAAGGCTGCGGGCAGAATCCTTGGTTTCGCGGTTTTATCGGCGAAAATGTTTTTGAATTGCCGCGTCCGCAGGATTTACCGGCAAACAGCGGCTTTTTAGAACTGCAATTATCCGCAACGGCGTTGCAGCGTCTTACGCTCATGATTTACGGTTTGCCGCTCTTGAGTTTTTTAAGCGCATTGTTTGTAACACAGCATTTTGCCGCATGGCTGCAATTTTTCGCCGGGCTTTTGGCGCTATTCATCAGCGTATGGGCGAGCAAGAATTGGCGCGAAGCCTATTTGTGCAAGCATTTGCAGCTTGCATTGCCACCCGATGCCGACAACGCCCTACCCCATGCTAAAATCTACACCCCCTAATCTTTCGCATCTCTGCAAACGCCTTATGTTAAAATTTCTTTTTTTATAAATGACCGCATAATTATGTTTCAACGCCTATACATCCGCAAACTTAAAGCCTTTCGCAGCGCCCCCGCCGATATCGCGACGCTAAAAGCCCAACTCAATATTGCCGATTTGCTCGGCATTGAAACGATTGCCGTTTATGACCTGTATGAGGCGCCGCAGGCGCATTTTGAGCAGGCGCTGCGGCAAGTTTTTGCCGATCCCGTTACCGATGAAGTTTTAGAGGAATTGCCGGCGGCGGATGCGGTATTTGTGATTGAACCGCTGCCCGGACAATTCGACCAAAGAGCGGATTCCGCCGAACAATGTTTGGCGCTTTTGCATCCCGACTTTGCGCAAACGACCGTCCGCTCCGCCATTGCTTATCTGGTCAGCGGACAATTGAATACGGA is a window from the Suttonella indologenes genome containing:
- the rsmI gene encoding 16S rRNA (cytidine(1402)-2'-O)-methyltransferase: MVGKLYLVATPIGNLQDISHRAIAILQQVAAIACEDTRVSRHLLDALGIDKPLFALHQHNEHGAAQALLSRLQAGEDIAVISDAGTPVISDPGAWISRLAHENGITVVPIPGANAVITALCASGLTGDCFHFAGFIPAKNGERLQFLSRFQTARETTIFYESPHRIENSLIAMQSLFSPARRLVIARELTKTFEQIVSLRIDNALEWFNSDSNHRRGEFVLLLAAEENPTDNQAWYSFAEELLNEGLSLKTISRLMQNHCGANKKEVYNYLLTKKDDINAANR
- the gmk gene encoding guanylate kinase, whose amino-acid sequence is MKGQLWVVAAPSGGGKTSLIAETRRQLPNVVESVSHTTRERRNGEIEGSHYYFITKETFAAMRDAGDFLEYADVFHHAYATSAKQVDKLLTEGYDVILSIDWQGAEQVRAKRGDVKTIFLLPPSLAALRERLQKRGQDKPEVVEKRMAQAEEQISHYKDFDYVIVNDDFNRAAKELQAIITASRMQRLRSQDDLQELLSRLQG
- a CDS encoding YraN family protein, which gives rise to MIKLLARHLRRGQEGEKAAVQFLKRQGLHIVAKNVRYPCGEIDVIAKDGDSLVFVEVRLRQANAMVSAAQSINMSKQQKWKRAAQQYLQQHYTEMPDCRFDAVLLTADKEKIIAIEWIKGVLL
- a CDS encoding YcbK family protein, translated to MSHSSSYRPVTTADFAHPEDCPCCTRQSRRVFVKTAMMATAGLLLPAQWAKAASSRERMISMYNPHTAETIRTVYWAPDYGYIQPSIDEISRFFRDFRQESVHPVDIDLLNILHYIQSNVGHNQVIQLNSGYRSPATNQMLARRSRNVGKNSYHLKAMAADIAIKGYNSRQLKTIAQRLNAGGIGQYRGSNFIHVDSGPVRQWVYS
- a CDS encoding SoxR reducing system RseC family protein, with amino-acid sequence MAWLSIPVRVCADNGKVLRLQAVNQIADCPQCAAGKGCGQNPWFRGFIGENVFELPRPQDLPANSGFLELQLSATALQRLTLMIYGLPLLSFLSALFVTQHFAAWLQFFAGLLALFISVWASKNWREAYLCKHLQLALPPDADNALPHAKIYTP
- a CDS encoding DMT family transporter; translation: MNTAKRLPFPRLLLLLAPIIWASSNAVGKLSVDLLTPYQFTFYRWLLATLILSLVFKKQIQRDMPLLRARKWWLLCWGGSAFCLFNILLYTAFAYKAAVVNVAIVHSLIPMFVLVAGAIIYREKLHALQWIGVFVALFGVLWLLSRGQLGSLLRLTLSTADWLILISALIYAAYSLVLRNAPAVHWASLLWAMCLSALLVGLPFWLWELVHSGQLLKIAQPGAAEIGKALLLISYVAVFVAIVSKVFYMEGVIAIGAARAAMAMNLLPVFNALLGLLLFADERAMFGSVHIVAISCVVIGIACSETGAWQLKKAKT